In one Polyangium spumosum genomic region, the following are encoded:
- a CDS encoding BMA_0021/BMA_0022 family TOMM bacteriocin: MRRKPDLWALAAMALVLSSSASASDTEKLEAPEGGAATETDIEDVAVDDFSEVWIKAVVKAWDDETFKQALIADPAKALEEYFDYKLPRDIHLEIVDSQPGKPAPYKLALPAKPDLLPPGPDRRQRAPMKAAMVEMDMDMMREVPGFWVPC, translated from the coding sequence ATGAGAAGGAAGCCTGACCTCTGGGCGCTCGCGGCGATGGCGCTCGTGTTATCGTCCTCTGCCTCCGCGTCGGACACGGAGAAGCTCGAAGCTCCCGAGGGGGGAGCGGCCACGGAGACGGACATCGAGGACGTCGCGGTTGATGATTTCTCCGAGGTATGGATCAAGGCGGTCGTCAAGGCGTGGGACGACGAGACCTTCAAGCAGGCGCTGATCGCGGACCCTGCGAAGGCGCTCGAGGAGTACTTCGACTACAAGCTCCCGCGCGACATCCATCTGGAGATCGTGGACAGTCAACCCGGAAAACCCGCCCCCTACAAGCTGGCGCTGCCGGCGAAGCCCGACCTCCTTCCCCCGGGCCCTGACAGGAGGCAGAGGGCGCCGATGAAGGCGGCGATGGTGGAGATGGACATGGATATGATGAGGGAGGTGCCGGGTTTCTGGGTCCCCTGCTGA
- a CDS encoding amidohydrolase family protein has translation MLIDADRHVIEPIDMWAHYLEEPFRERAPYFLDVGSGLQTRRLMLDGEPVHHKLSERAVRELAAVGTRRGPELWAGRDPAAQLRAMDRAHVDIALLFPTNTLSLLGIDTLDPALAGAITRAYNRWLHDFCAHDPARLRGVGVVNVHDPAAMVEDLACFAAWGWRAVVLRPNPVKGRILSDPAHEPFWAACERLDVAVALHEGAHARVPSAGADRFETRFALHACSHPMEQMMALLALIEGGVLERHPALRVAFLEAGCGWLPYWLWRLDEIEYRNLSGEVAENVRRRPSEYFRRQCFVAIEPDEPYLPELVRYLGEDNLIFGTDFPHLDHDSDITEKLAPLGQQLPGGVLEKILWDNPARLYSVQ, from the coding sequence ATGCTGATCGACGCGGATCGTCACGTCATCGAGCCGATCGACATGTGGGCGCATTACCTGGAAGAGCCCTTCCGCGAGCGCGCGCCCTATTTCCTCGACGTCGGCAGCGGCCTCCAGACGCGCAGGCTGATGCTCGATGGCGAGCCCGTCCATCACAAGCTCTCCGAGCGCGCCGTTCGCGAGCTCGCCGCCGTCGGGACACGACGAGGCCCCGAGTTATGGGCGGGCAGGGACCCCGCCGCGCAGCTACGGGCGATGGATCGAGCCCACGTCGACATCGCCCTCCTCTTTCCGACGAACACGCTCTCCCTGCTCGGGATCGACACGCTCGACCCCGCCTTGGCCGGCGCCATCACCCGCGCATACAATCGATGGCTGCACGATTTCTGCGCTCACGATCCGGCGCGGCTCCGAGGCGTCGGGGTGGTGAACGTCCACGACCCGGCCGCCATGGTCGAGGATCTCGCGTGTTTCGCGGCGTGGGGGTGGAGAGCGGTGGTGCTGCGGCCGAACCCGGTGAAGGGGCGAATCCTGAGTGATCCCGCCCATGAGCCTTTCTGGGCCGCGTGCGAGCGTCTCGACGTGGCGGTCGCCCTCCACGAAGGCGCGCACGCGCGTGTCCCCAGCGCGGGGGCGGATCGATTCGAGACCCGCTTCGCCTTGCACGCATGCTCGCACCCGATGGAGCAAATGATGGCGCTGCTCGCGCTGATCGAAGGGGGCGTGCTGGAGCGGCACCCGGCCCTGCGCGTCGCGTTCCTCGAGGCCGGCTGCGGGTGGCTGCCGTACTGGTTGTGGCGGCTCGACGAGATCGAATACCGGAACCTCTCGGGTGAGGTCGCGGAGAACGTCCGCCGAAGACCTTCCGAGTATTTCCGGCGGCAGTGTTTCGTCGCCATCGAGCCCGACGAGCCCTATCTCCCGGAGCTGGTCCGGTATCTCGGCGAGGACAACCTGATCTTCGGGACGGACTTTCCCCACCTCGATCACGACAGCGACATCACGGAAAAACTCGCCCCGCTGGGCCAGCAGCTCCCCGGGGGCGTGCTCGAGAAAATTCTGTGGGACAATCCGGCCCGCCTTTACAGCGTACAATGA
- a CDS encoding TOMM precursor leader peptide-binding protein, which translates to MNRVLRFAPHVRPARLGTEGLVLLGEHDEEILQGRLYALVAPLVDGIRTNAQIIAALRGRATAVEVYYTLTLLERSGYLTPASLVPPGEDAFWRSLGASGEAATERLSGTPVTVEALAGLDSSPFCESLRAAGARVGAGARLRVVLVGDYLAPELAEIHRQALAEGLCWVPVKPSGAAPWMGPVFHAGGPCWDCIAFRIRANRPVQTSLERDGALPASSSPRPASSAGLAAAHAFAALVIARWITGGGWSEIEDHVCVLDFGRLTLEKHAAQRRPQCPTCGDPGLVKRRAAAPMVFERRARLAARDGGSRVISPEETFARHRHLISPVTGVLSRVEPVAGRDGPPWFLHAAHYPVAPATGARAPRYFRAVAGGKGRNAAQARTSALCEGIERVSAIFQGDEPTLRARWADLGDEGVHPHELLGFSDSQYRTRDAWNTAARSARWHVPLPFDERREIDWTPVWSLATQRRRYLPTACCYDQVPVAPGERFCVYSSNGHAAGNCLEEAVLHGFFELVERDAVAIWWYNRLRRPGVDLASFGDPFFEEVEAAYRSSGRTLWVLDITTDLGIPVFAALSAAREDGGLDAGFGCHLDVHVAAQRALTELNQVHDPAGQRPPLLDVRMLEDRSFLIPADDTPPRRGKKAPRALEGSDLAADVLACVQIAARAGLETLVLDQTRPDLGLCVVKVTVPGLRHFWPRFGPGRLYDVPVRLGWRDRALDEAELNPVPFLT; encoded by the coding sequence ATGAACAGAGTCTTGCGATTCGCGCCGCACGTTCGCCCAGCGCGCCTGGGCACGGAGGGGCTCGTGCTCCTCGGGGAGCACGACGAGGAGATCCTGCAGGGGCGCCTGTACGCGCTCGTCGCGCCCCTCGTGGACGGTATACGCACGAATGCGCAGATCATCGCGGCCCTCCGGGGGAGGGCCACTGCGGTCGAGGTGTATTACACGCTCACGCTGCTCGAGCGGAGCGGATATTTGACCCCTGCCTCGCTCGTGCCTCCGGGCGAGGACGCCTTCTGGCGCTCGCTCGGGGCCTCCGGGGAAGCCGCGACCGAGCGCCTCTCGGGGACGCCCGTGACGGTCGAGGCGCTCGCAGGCCTGGATTCGAGTCCATTCTGTGAATCGCTGCGGGCGGCGGGCGCGAGGGTCGGGGCCGGGGCTCGGCTGCGGGTCGTGCTCGTCGGGGATTACCTCGCGCCCGAGCTCGCGGAGATCCATCGGCAGGCCCTCGCCGAGGGCCTCTGCTGGGTGCCCGTGAAGCCGTCCGGGGCAGCGCCCTGGATGGGGCCGGTCTTCCACGCGGGTGGACCGTGCTGGGATTGCATTGCCTTCCGGATTCGCGCGAATCGCCCCGTCCAGACGTCCCTCGAGCGTGACGGCGCTCTGCCCGCGTCGTCCTCCCCGCGCCCGGCGAGCTCCGCCGGCCTGGCCGCGGCGCACGCGTTCGCGGCGCTCGTGATCGCCCGATGGATCACGGGCGGCGGGTGGAGCGAGATCGAAGACCACGTCTGCGTCCTCGATTTTGGTCGCCTCACGCTCGAGAAACACGCCGCGCAGAGGCGCCCGCAATGCCCGACCTGCGGAGACCCGGGCCTCGTGAAGCGGCGGGCCGCTGCGCCGATGGTGTTCGAGCGCCGCGCGCGGCTCGCCGCTCGGGACGGGGGGAGCCGCGTGATCTCGCCGGAGGAGACCTTCGCGCGTCATCGGCATTTGATCAGCCCCGTGACCGGGGTCCTCTCCCGCGTGGAGCCCGTCGCCGGGCGCGACGGTCCGCCGTGGTTCCTCCACGCGGCACATTATCCCGTGGCGCCGGCGACAGGCGCGCGGGCTCCGAGGTACTTTCGTGCCGTGGCGGGTGGCAAGGGGCGCAACGCAGCGCAGGCGCGGACGAGCGCGCTTTGTGAGGGAATCGAGCGGGTGAGCGCCATCTTCCAGGGAGACGAGCCCACCCTCCGCGCCCGATGGGCCGATCTGGGCGACGAGGGCGTCCACCCGCACGAGCTCCTCGGCTTCAGCGACTCCCAGTACCGGACGCGCGACGCGTGGAACACCGCCGCGCGGAGCGCCAGATGGCATGTCCCGCTGCCCTTCGACGAGCGGCGCGAGATCGACTGGACGCCGGTATGGTCCCTCGCGACGCAGCGGCGACGGTATCTGCCGACGGCTTGTTGTTATGATCAGGTCCCGGTCGCCCCCGGGGAGCGCTTCTGCGTGTACAGCTCCAATGGTCACGCGGCCGGCAATTGCCTGGAGGAGGCCGTCCTGCACGGCTTCTTCGAGCTCGTCGAGCGCGACGCCGTCGCCATCTGGTGGTACAACCGGCTGCGCCGACCCGGGGTCGATCTGGCGAGCTTCGGTGATCCTTTTTTCGAGGAGGTCGAGGCCGCATACCGTTCGTCGGGTCGGACGCTCTGGGTCCTCGACATCACGACCGACCTCGGAATCCCGGTCTTCGCCGCGCTCTCGGCCGCGCGGGAAGACGGAGGGCTCGATGCCGGCTTCGGCTGTCATCTCGACGTCCATGTGGCCGCGCAGCGCGCGCTCACGGAGCTGAACCAGGTCCACGACCCCGCGGGTCAACGGCCGCCGCTCCTCGACGTGCGAATGCTCGAAGACCGGAGCTTTTTGATCCCCGCCGACGACACGCCGCCCCGGAGGGGCAAAAAGGCCCCGCGCGCCCTCGAGGGGAGCGACCTCGCCGCGGACGTCCTTGCTTGCGTGCAGATCGCGGCCCGCGCAGGCCTCGAGACGCTCGTGCTCGACCAGACGCGGCCCGACCTCGGCCTCTGCGTCGTCAAGGTGACGGTCCCCGGGCTCCGGCATTTCTGGCCTCGTTTCGGGCCAGGGCGGCTTTATGACGTGCCGGTGCGCCTGGGGTGGCGAGATCGCGCCCTCGACGAGGCCGAGCTCAACCCGGTTCCATTCTTGACCTGA
- a CDS encoding protein kinase domain-containing protein, translated as MTPKRVSVGRRESEHPRPRLGLVERAAGATIGAGSLFQDRYEIVCVLGQGGFGTVYQARQVATGQLVAIKVLQTGLVGEHDRRVARFEREIRLCARLHHPNIVRLVDSGTTAERLLYTVFEFVPGENLADVLAREGALDPREARHLMLQVLDALSCAHAQGVVHRDIKPANIMVVPTGARRNAMVLDFGIGALVDAITGSRVNRTAATKDAVCTPGYAAPEQIQAMRPTARSDLYAWGLVFLECLTGEPVITGGSLQECLFKQMSRAPVPIPRPLWGHPLGELLREATLKDVRQRNVDAEGLFWRLQACDVNELEREDFIEPVAGRAQPPTTLPMRAEVRGSGVRLVPSARSPEAERRQLTALCHGLTALGPGPEAIDIEEVEELISLEQASCADVVRRHHGRFAGSLGEEVLSYFGCDTTPEDGALRACRAAQEILSRVRSQSAWLSAKRGIRLEVRIGLHTGLVGTRDIGGPAHALGTTPGIAARLSALAVPDTIVLSSTTARLLGGHFALVCGGTLPVEGQGRLVEVFLLRGEPVNG; from the coding sequence GTGACTCCCAAGCGGGTGAGCGTTGGCCGGCGCGAGAGCGAGCACCCGCGTCCTCGGCTCGGGTTGGTCGAGCGTGCTGCTGGGGCGACGATCGGGGCGGGTTCGTTGTTCCAGGATCGTTATGAGATCGTGTGTGTCCTCGGCCAGGGTGGGTTTGGGACTGTTTATCAGGCGCGTCAGGTCGCGACGGGCCAGCTCGTCGCGATCAAGGTTTTGCAGACGGGGCTGGTTGGCGAGCATGATCGCCGCGTCGCGCGCTTCGAGCGGGAGATCCGGCTCTGCGCGAGGCTCCACCATCCCAACATCGTCCGGCTCGTTGATTCGGGCACCACGGCGGAGAGGCTCCTTTATACCGTCTTCGAGTTCGTCCCGGGGGAGAACCTCGCGGATGTCCTTGCCAGGGAGGGCGCGCTCGATCCGCGTGAGGCCAGGCACCTCATGCTCCAGGTCCTGGATGCGCTGAGCTGCGCGCATGCCCAGGGGGTCGTTCATCGGGACATCAAGCCGGCGAATATCATGGTGGTCCCGACCGGCGCGCGGCGGAACGCGATGGTGCTCGATTTTGGCATCGGCGCGCTCGTCGACGCGATCACGGGCTCGAGGGTGAACAGGACGGCTGCCACGAAGGACGCCGTGTGCACGCCTGGGTATGCCGCGCCCGAGCAGATTCAGGCGATGCGGCCGACCGCTCGCTCCGACCTTTATGCCTGGGGGCTCGTTTTTCTCGAATGCCTCACGGGCGAGCCGGTCATCACCGGCGGCTCCTTGCAAGAGTGCCTCTTCAAGCAGATGAGCCGCGCGCCTGTCCCGATACCCAGGCCGCTCTGGGGCCACCCCCTCGGCGAGCTCTTGCGGGAGGCGACGCTCAAGGACGTCCGGCAGCGTAATGTCGACGCCGAGGGGCTCTTCTGGAGGCTCCAGGCTTGCGACGTGAACGAGCTCGAGCGGGAGGATTTCATCGAGCCCGTCGCCGGGCGGGCGCAGCCGCCGACGACCCTGCCCATGCGGGCCGAGGTCCGCGGCTCGGGCGTGAGGCTCGTCCCGTCGGCGCGTTCGCCCGAGGCCGAGCGCCGGCAGCTCACTGCCCTCTGTCATGGCTTGACGGCGCTCGGGCCGGGCCCCGAAGCCATCGATATCGAGGAGGTCGAGGAGCTCATCAGCCTCGAGCAGGCGAGCTGCGCGGACGTCGTGCGCCGCCACCACGGGCGCTTCGCGGGCTCGCTCGGCGAGGAGGTGCTCAGCTACTTCGGCTGCGATACCACGCCGGAGGACGGCGCCTTGCGCGCTTGTCGCGCCGCGCAGGAGATCTTGTCGAGGGTGCGCAGCCAGAGCGCGTGGTTATCGGCGAAACGAGGGATCCGCCTCGAGGTCCGGATCGGCTTGCATACGGGCCTCGTAGGAACCCGCGACATCGGCGGCCCAGCACACGCGCTCGGCACCACCCCCGGGATCGCCGCGCGCCTGAGCGCGCTCGCGGTCCCCGACACCATCGTCCTCAGCAGCACGACCGCGCGGCTCCTCGGGGGCCATTTCGCGCTCGTGTGTGGCGGGACGTTGCCTGTCGAGGGGCAAGGCCGCCTCGTCGAGGTCTTCCTCCTGCGAGGCGAGCCGGTGAACGGCTAG